Proteins from a genomic interval of Parvivirga hydrogeniphila:
- a CDS encoding response regulator transcription factor produces MAARILAVDDSPTILEMIKAILESGGYEVITASDGNEALEKARGEHPDLILLDVMLPKLDGYRVCRLLKFDQNYKDIPIIMLTAKTEEQAMATGIRTGADQYLTKPVEPDTLLAAVAEELGKAKGQ; encoded by the coding sequence ATGGCGGCACGGATACTGGCGGTGGACGACAGCCCGACCATCCTCGAGATGATCAAGGCGATCCTCGAGTCGGGCGGGTACGAGGTCATCACCGCGTCCGACGGCAACGAGGCGCTCGAGAAGGCGCGCGGCGAGCACCCAGACCTCATCCTGCTCGACGTCATGCTGCCGAAGCTCGACGGCTACCGCGTGTGCCGTCTGCTCAAGTTCGACCAGAACTACAAGGACATCCCCATCATCATGCTGACCGCCAAGACGGAAGAGCAGGCGATGGCGACGGGCATCCGCACCGGTGCGGACCAGTACCTCACCAAGCCCGTGGAGCCCGACACCTTGCTCGCAGCTGTCGCCGAGGAGCTGGGCAAGGCGAAGGGTCAGTGA
- a CDS encoding GspE/PulE family protein — protein sequence MIDPASIAGRVLDSLASAGLLTVEQIAALDQTAQSRGETIATVLRESGFVRSSDIASVLEHEMGVPRVDLSSYAPEESALRMVPASVAVSRRILPLFEIEGMLTVAIGEPFDVFLLDDLARELGVEVEPVLAEPDAIVAALQQHYGSAQHAPEPVSAPASETPPPAPVAEQPAVAASDFFEEEAGPVAPVVAAAPAAEPAAKAELSGEAIERMAEGPAAESSIDLDVLAVADARKVAVLVTQIFELAVAQKASQIHLLPYKDDFFLVLRVAGALEKVASAPLSLQGALAEGFRAFVKAPPGPVSGPSLARSAVRIGEHDLAVTLSSVPTVAGQRLVVSLEPRRREPKGLDALGMTDAEVRALHAMVERGRGMLLVCAPVASGASSTYYALLAHAASAGKTVYSVEHAVAYEIPAVAQVMVDASSPVPAANYFAAGLRQDTDVVAIDGIRSVEDVHLAVEAAGMGKLVVATFPAADIASGVRRLLDLGVEPHSLAQALTLGVGQRLVRLNCPNCTQEVPSQALALLPGGTPEIVNKAGLGCPNCNKTGFRGAVGIFEVLPFTEPLRARVAASASADELADAAAAAGMRSLAESGLARVRAGQVSADELARVLRI from the coding sequence ATGATCGATCCGGCGAGCATCGCGGGCCGCGTGCTGGACAGCCTGGCTTCAGCGGGGCTGCTCACCGTGGAGCAGATCGCGGCGTTGGACCAAACGGCGCAGTCACGCGGCGAGACCATCGCCACGGTGCTGCGCGAGAGCGGGTTCGTGCGGTCATCGGACATCGCCTCGGTGCTCGAGCACGAGATGGGCGTTCCGCGCGTGGACCTCTCCAGCTACGCGCCTGAAGAGTCAGCTTTGCGCATGGTGCCTGCCTCTGTGGCGGTTTCGCGCCGCATCCTGCCGCTGTTCGAGATCGAGGGTATGCTCACCGTTGCGATCGGCGAGCCGTTCGACGTGTTCTTGCTGGACGACCTCGCACGCGAGCTGGGGGTCGAGGTCGAGCCCGTGCTCGCGGAGCCGGACGCGATCGTGGCCGCGTTGCAGCAGCACTACGGCAGCGCGCAGCACGCTCCGGAGCCTGTCTCGGCGCCGGCGAGCGAGACGCCGCCGCCCGCTCCTGTCGCGGAGCAGCCTGCGGTGGCCGCGTCGGACTTTTTCGAGGAAGAGGCCGGCCCTGTCGCGCCGGTCGTCGCCGCTGCTCCAGCGGCCGAGCCAGCGGCGAAAGCCGAGCTGAGCGGCGAGGCGATCGAGCGGATGGCAGAAGGCCCGGCTGCCGAGTCGTCCATCGATCTGGACGTCCTAGCGGTGGCCGACGCGCGCAAGGTCGCCGTGCTCGTTACGCAGATCTTCGAGCTTGCCGTCGCCCAGAAGGCATCGCAGATCCATCTGCTGCCATACAAAGACGACTTCTTCTTGGTGTTGCGCGTCGCCGGCGCTCTGGAGAAGGTCGCAAGCGCTCCGTTATCGCTGCAAGGCGCGCTCGCCGAGGGCTTCCGGGCGTTCGTCAAGGCCCCGCCAGGGCCGGTGTCAGGTCCCTCGCTCGCGCGGTCCGCCGTGCGCATCGGGGAGCACGACCTCGCAGTGACGCTCTCCTCGGTGCCCACCGTCGCCGGGCAACGCCTCGTGGTGTCCCTCGAGCCGCGCCGGCGCGAGCCCAAAGGGCTGGACGCGCTCGGCATGACAGACGCCGAGGTGCGCGCGCTGCACGCGATGGTGGAGCGCGGGCGCGGCATGCTGCTCGTGTGCGCCCCCGTTGCGTCCGGTGCGAGCTCCACGTACTACGCGCTTCTCGCCCACGCGGCATCGGCCGGCAAGACCGTCTACTCCGTCGAGCACGCCGTGGCGTACGAGATCCCTGCCGTCGCGCAGGTCATGGTGGACGCGTCGTCGCCGGTGCCCGCTGCGAACTACTTCGCGGCAGGGCTCAGGCAGGACACGGACGTGGTCGCCATCGACGGTATACGCTCGGTCGAAGACGTTCACCTCGCCGTCGAGGCCGCGGGCATGGGCAAGCTGGTCGTGGCGACCTTCCCGGCCGCCGACATCGCTTCGGGCGTCCGGCGGTTGCTCGACCTCGGAGTCGAGCCGCACAGCCTGGCGCAGGCGCTCACGCTCGGCGTGGGGCAGCGGCTCGTCCGGCTGAACTGCCCCAACTGCACCCAGGAAGTGCCGAGCCAGGCGCTCGCCCTGCTGCCCGGCGGCACGCCGGAGATCGTGAACAAGGCCGGTCTCGGGTGTCCGAACTGCAACAAGACGGGATTCCGTGGCGCGGTGGGCATCTTCGAGGTCTTGCCGTTCACGGAGCCGCTCCGCGCACGGGTCGCGGCGTCGGCCTCGGCCGACGAGCTCGCTGATGCGGCAGCAGCAGCGGGGATGCGTTCGCTGGCGGAATCAGGGCTGGCCCGCGTGCGTGCGGGCCAGGTGAGCGCAGACGAGCTCGCGCGCGTCTTGCGGATCTAG
- a CDS encoding chemotaxis protein CheW, giving the protein MPRKKKTAEDVKPRDEAGAVPDVRATAEGGHGDACEVPWARLGAAVGRVVVFSLDGQRYALPIEDVQEIQQVVEFAPVPDAHPALLGMVDVRGIVTPAVDMGVLLGLGRREIRLETPMILFLSRKRLIAAVVDEVDDVFEVPPMSLQAPSDLYSLKDTMIGVCKIGDELVIVLDPDRLVPSGISHDGEGRP; this is encoded by the coding sequence GTGCCTCGGAAGAAGAAGACGGCAGAAGACGTGAAGCCCCGCGACGAAGCAGGCGCCGTGCCGGATGTTCGCGCGACCGCGGAAGGCGGTCACGGCGACGCGTGCGAAGTCCCGTGGGCCCGGCTCGGTGCAGCGGTCGGGCGCGTCGTCGTGTTCTCGCTCGACGGTCAGCGCTACGCGCTGCCGATCGAGGACGTCCAGGAGATCCAGCAGGTGGTCGAGTTCGCGCCGGTTCCTGACGCGCATCCGGCGTTGCTGGGGATGGTGGACGTGCGCGGCATCGTGACGCCGGCGGTGGACATGGGCGTGCTGCTTGGGCTCGGGAGGCGCGAGATCCGTCTCGAGACCCCCATGATCCTGTTCTTGAGCAGGAAGCGCCTGATCGCAGCGGTCGTCGACGAGGTCGACGACGTGTTCGAGGTGCCGCCGATGTCGCTGCAGGCGCCGTCCGACCTGTACTCGCTCAAGGACACGATGATCGGTGTGTGCAAGATCGGTGACGAGCTGGTCATCGTGCTCGACCCCGACCGGCTCGTGCCGAGCGGCATCTCGCACGACGGAGAAGGAAGGCCGTAG
- a CDS encoding chemotaxis protein CheW: MERLDERAGVDEQVRRILRERAESLAQAESEEHAVETRGLLLFRLGEETYAVGVESVREIVNGFSVTRIPCVPAHVLGVINVRGEIVSVIDLAAVLNVGSSAGRSREEEEGSGIIVRSEDVTAMLVVDEIGDIIDVPMASVEPPLSALDRAHAEMVSGTVYQNGQLVAIVNLARILQPIGEAA; this comes from the coding sequence ATGGAGCGTCTGGACGAGCGGGCCGGCGTGGACGAGCAGGTGCGGAGGATACTTCGCGAGCGTGCGGAGTCGTTGGCGCAAGCGGAGTCCGAAGAGCATGCGGTAGAGACCCGAGGACTCCTCCTGTTCCGGCTCGGCGAGGAGACCTACGCGGTGGGCGTCGAAAGCGTCCGGGAGATCGTCAACGGCTTTTCTGTGACGCGCATCCCCTGCGTTCCTGCTCACGTGCTGGGCGTCATCAACGTGCGCGGCGAGATCGTGTCGGTGATCGACCTCGCTGCCGTGCTGAACGTGGGCTCCTCAGCAGGGCGCTCGCGCGAAGAAGAGGAGGGAAGCGGCATCATCGTCCGCTCCGAAGACGTGACGGCGATGCTGGTCGTCGACGAGATCGGCGACATCATCGACGTCCCCATGGCATCGGTGGAGCCACCGCTCTCAGCGCTCGACCGCGCGCACGCGGAGATGGTGTCAGGGACCGTGTACCAGAACGGACAGCTCGTCGCGATCGTCAACCTTGCTCGCATCCTGCAGCCGATCGGCGAGGCGGCATAG
- a CDS encoding methyl-accepting chemotaxis protein, with amino-acid sequence MFKNLVEKVRTTFLLKYSLVNFALIAVVNTVQLVVAWLVFKDVLARSENLVTQAAIVVGTFLIMLVVFIYVYIQIGKRFMAPLGLVASSVKAACEGEIGHKVDVDSPDEFGVLARSYNQMLDLIMYLVTQTQESSSRLAGAAAEIMSATEQQASGAAEQAASIAQTTATMEELAATYRQIAENADQVVHLAEASLGSAESGQQAVANTLQAMEQIKVRAQASANKIMQLGERSQHIGQVLTIINNIADQTKILALNAAIEAARAGEAGKGFSVVAVEIRKLAMSVVDSTREIETIMTEIQSAANDLVISTEQELKQVSQGVDLAQVTGDSFEQILHAIEQTAVAAKEISAATQQQRSATDQVVKAMREVAAVAQQTAAGSKQVAAAAEQLSQIARESSQVGAAFRLVR; translated from the coding sequence ATGTTCAAGAACCTCGTAGAGAAGGTGCGCACGACCTTCCTGCTCAAGTACTCGCTCGTCAACTTCGCGCTAATCGCCGTCGTGAACACGGTGCAGCTCGTCGTCGCGTGGCTCGTGTTCAAAGACGTTCTTGCGCGAAGCGAGAACCTCGTCACGCAGGCAGCGATCGTGGTGGGCACGTTCTTGATCATGCTCGTCGTGTTCATCTACGTCTACATCCAGATCGGCAAGCGCTTCATGGCGCCGCTCGGCCTGGTGGCATCGAGCGTGAAGGCCGCCTGCGAGGGCGAGATCGGGCACAAGGTCGACGTCGATTCGCCTGACGAGTTCGGGGTGCTCGCCCGCTCGTACAACCAGATGCTCGACCTCATCATGTACCTCGTGACGCAGACGCAAGAGTCGTCCAGCCGGCTTGCCGGTGCGGCGGCCGAGATCATGTCTGCGACAGAGCAGCAGGCGTCCGGGGCAGCGGAACAGGCGGCGTCGATCGCTCAGACGACGGCGACCATGGAAGAGCTCGCAGCGACCTACCGGCAGATCGCGGAGAACGCGGACCAGGTGGTGCACCTCGCCGAAGCGTCGCTCGGGAGCGCGGAGTCGGGGCAGCAGGCGGTCGCCAACACCCTTCAGGCGATGGAGCAGATCAAGGTGCGGGCGCAGGCGTCGGCGAACAAGATCATGCAGCTCGGCGAGCGGAGCCAGCACATCGGCCAGGTGCTCACCATCATCAACAACATCGCGGACCAGACGAAGATCCTCGCGCTGAATGCGGCCATCGAGGCGGCGCGGGCAGGAGAAGCGGGCAAGGGGTTCTCGGTGGTCGCAGTGGAGATCCGCAAGCTGGCGATGTCGGTGGTCGATTCCACCCGCGAGATCGAGACGATCATGACCGAGATCCAAAGCGCGGCGAACGACCTGGTCATCTCCACCGAGCAGGAGCTCAAGCAGGTGAGCCAGGGCGTGGACTTGGCGCAGGTCACGGGCGACAGCTTCGAGCAGATCCTGCACGCCATCGAGCAGACTGCGGTCGCGGCCAAGGAGATCTCCGCTGCCACCCAGCAGCAGCGAAGCGCCACCGACCAGGTGGTCAAGGCGATGCGCGAGGTCGCTGCCGTCGCTCAGCAGACCGCTGCAGGAAGCAAGCAAGTGGCCGCAGCAGCCGAGCAGCTCTCGCAGATCGCGCGGGAGTCGAGCCAGGTCGGCGCGGCATTCCGGCTGGTGCGATAG
- a CDS encoding hybrid sensor histidine kinase/response regulator produces the protein MVDFDRSAFIHKFQEEAAEYLQRLNEGVITLEGDPKNRELIDQMLRDAHTLKGSSRMVGLLEISDIAHRLEDIMVKVRDGEMAYDPSMSDAFFEALDAIVFLKDNAGKDIAGQLDVPALLDRLAAVAGGSHEEEPPGDATAVPSPEAHAEPQPTNPAPGSPATTAPEPPPAAAAEEPQPAPAAPAERAAGTDQQHVEEKLQARVQQTVRIRTEQVDRLLNLVSEVVISQIKAEQHARDLRGAQALATDLYQAWRRVSAAIAFEQQSGLAAVSDDLAIIDEMVGELRTRMTQMLKEYSEEVSRASTVVGDLQEHSMAIRMLPVSTVFNAFPRAVRDLARQFKKEVDLIIEGGDTELDKKVLEEINDPLIHIMRNAVDHGIEPLQRRRELGKPEKGTIRLAARQEGDHIVIEISDDGAGIDPAAVKAAAVRKGYITESEAKSMSDREATYLIFEAGFSTSPIITEISGRGVGMDVVREFIVDKLKGSLDVESRPGEGTTFRLTIPLTLAIIRALLVRVSGQLFAIPTASIEETLRIDPAEVIKAEGREVIRRQRRTIPLVHLRDVLGLPVDEDTEPGKLPVVTIGFSGHRMGFLVDAFVGEQQIVIKTLGSHLKHVDNVAGVTILGAGEVVPILNVPDLMANARRMTGRSSGRTHVKPEKEQGPRTVLICEDSFTTRELERSIFEAAGYVVQTATDGAAGLTKLREGLKVDAVVTDVQMPNMTGFELTRAIKSDDALKEIPVIIVTSLEREEEKAEGIEAGADAYITKSVFNQDTLLDTVERLIR, from the coding sequence ATGGTCGACTTCGACCGCTCGGCATTCATACACAAGTTCCAGGAGGAGGCCGCCGAGTACCTCCAACGGCTCAACGAGGGCGTGATCACGCTCGAGGGCGACCCGAAGAACCGGGAGCTCATCGACCAGATGCTCAGGGACGCCCACACGCTCAAGGGGTCGTCGAGGATGGTCGGCCTGCTCGAGATATCCGACATCGCGCACCGGCTCGAAGACATCATGGTGAAGGTCCGCGACGGCGAGATGGCGTACGACCCGAGCATGTCGGACGCGTTCTTCGAGGCGCTCGACGCCATCGTCTTTCTGAAGGACAACGCCGGCAAGGACATCGCAGGCCAGCTGGACGTACCGGCCCTGCTGGACCGCCTTGCCGCGGTCGCGGGCGGCTCGCACGAAGAGGAGCCGCCTGGCGATGCGACCGCTGTACCATCTCCCGAGGCGCACGCCGAACCTCAGCCGACGAACCCGGCTCCCGGATCGCCGGCGACCACGGCCCCCGAGCCGCCGCCGGCCGCGGCAGCCGAGGAGCCGCAGCCGGCGCCTGCTGCGCCCGCAGAGCGCGCTGCGGGAACCGACCAGCAGCACGTCGAAGAGAAGCTTCAGGCGCGCGTCCAGCAGACGGTCCGCATCCGCACCGAGCAGGTCGACCGGCTCTTGAACCTCGTGAGCGAGGTCGTCATCTCTCAGATCAAGGCGGAGCAGCACGCGCGCGACCTTCGCGGGGCGCAGGCGCTTGCGACGGACCTGTACCAGGCGTGGCGCCGGGTGAGCGCGGCGATCGCGTTCGAGCAGCAGTCCGGTCTCGCCGCAGTCTCCGACGACCTCGCGATCATCGACGAGATGGTAGGCGAGCTCAGGACGCGCATGACGCAGATGCTCAAGGAGTACTCCGAGGAGGTCTCTCGCGCGTCGACAGTCGTCGGGGATCTCCAAGAGCACAGCATGGCCATCCGCATGCTGCCGGTCTCGACCGTCTTCAACGCGTTCCCGCGGGCGGTGCGGGACCTGGCTCGCCAGTTCAAGAAGGAAGTCGACCTCATCATCGAGGGCGGCGACACCGAGCTCGACAAGAAGGTGCTCGAAGAGATCAACGACCCGCTCATCCACATCATGCGAAACGCCGTGGACCACGGCATCGAGCCTTTGCAGCGGCGCCGTGAGCTCGGCAAGCCCGAGAAGGGCACCATCAGGCTCGCGGCGCGCCAGGAGGGCGACCACATCGTCATCGAGATCTCCGACGACGGCGCCGGCATCGACCCGGCCGCGGTGAAGGCCGCTGCGGTCCGCAAGGGCTATATCACCGAGAGCGAAGCGAAGTCCATGTCCGACCGAGAGGCCACCTACCTCATCTTCGAGGCCGGCTTCTCCACGAGTCCGATCATCACCGAGATCTCGGGCCGGGGTGTCGGCATGGACGTGGTCCGGGAGTTCATCGTCGACAAGCTCAAGGGCTCGCTGGACGTCGAGAGCAGGCCAGGAGAAGGGACGACGTTCCGGCTCACCATCCCGCTCACGCTCGCCATCATCCGCGCGCTGCTGGTGCGCGTAAGCGGCCAGCTGTTCGCGATACCGACGGCATCGATCGAAGAGACGCTGCGTATCGATCCGGCCGAGGTTATCAAGGCGGAGGGCCGGGAAGTCATCCGGCGGCAGCGCCGCACGATCCCGCTCGTGCACCTGCGCGACGTGCTCGGCCTCCCGGTCGACGAGGACACAGAGCCGGGGAAGCTGCCGGTCGTGACGATCGGTTTCTCGGGCCACCGGATGGGCTTCCTGGTGGACGCGTTCGTCGGCGAGCAGCAGATCGTGATCAAGACCCTCGGCTCGCATCTCAAGCACGTCGACAACGTGGCGGGCGTGACGATCCTCGGTGCAGGCGAGGTCGTGCCCATCCTGAACGTGCCCGACTTGATGGCGAATGCGCGGCGCATGACCGGCAGGTCGAGCGGCCGGACGCACGTCAAGCCCGAGAAGGAGCAAGGGCCGCGCACGGTGCTCATCTGCGAGGACTCGTTCACCACTCGCGAACTGGAGCGCTCGATCTTCGAAGCGGCCGGCTACGTCGTACAGACTGCGACAGACGGCGCGGCGGGCCTTACGAAGCTGCGCGAAGGGCTGAAGGTGGACGCCGTCGTCACCGACGTGCAGATGCCGAACATGACCGGGTTCGAGCTCACGCGGGCGATAAAGAGCGACGACGCCCTCAAGGAGATCCCGGTCATCATCGTCACCTCGCTGGAGCGCGAGGAGGAGAAGGCCGAGGGCATCGAGGCGGGCGCAGACGCCTACATCACCAAGTCGGTGTTCAACCAAGACACGCTGCTCGACACCGTCGAGCGTCTCATCCGGTAG
- a CDS encoding protein-glutamate methylesterase/protein-glutamine glutaminase, with product MAATPVRVLVVDDSLVAREMLTQILQSDPGIEVVGVASNGAEAVEAVARLKPDLVTMDIHMPKMDGITAVEQIMAYTPTPILVVSSSVHGEGVGRAFDALAAGALEVMKKPEPRDWAELDRIAAELIRKVKLLSRVRVITHIRGRRASGRPAAPTPVPARQPGTVSLVAVGSSTGGPSALMSVLAPLPADFPVPIVIAQHIAEGFVPGLVSWLDAACKLTVRAAVDGETVQPGNAYLAPTGLNLAVDTLTLRFKKPGERQLYIPSADTLFESVAKTHGASAVGVLLTGMGDDGARGLKSLYDTGALTIAQDEATSTVFGMPKAAIEMGAARKVLPVQQIADALKAAVRA from the coding sequence ATGGCAGCGACGCCCGTGAGGGTGCTGGTGGTCGACGACTCGCTCGTCGCGCGGGAGATGCTCACACAGATCCTGCAGAGCGATCCGGGCATCGAAGTCGTCGGGGTGGCCTCCAACGGCGCGGAGGCCGTCGAGGCGGTCGCGCGGCTGAAGCCCGACCTCGTGACGATGGACATCCACATGCCGAAGATGGACGGCATCACGGCGGTGGAGCAGATCATGGCGTACACGCCGACCCCGATCCTTGTGGTGTCCTCGTCCGTGCACGGCGAGGGGGTCGGGCGTGCGTTCGACGCCTTGGCGGCCGGCGCGCTCGAAGTGATGAAGAAGCCGGAGCCGCGCGATTGGGCGGAGCTGGACCGCATCGCGGCCGAACTGATCCGCAAGGTGAAGCTGCTGTCGCGTGTCCGGGTCATCACGCACATCCGCGGACGCCGGGCCAGCGGTCGTCCAGCCGCTCCTACGCCCGTCCCGGCGCGGCAGCCGGGGACCGTCTCGCTCGTGGCGGTCGGCTCCTCGACGGGCGGGCCGTCGGCGCTCATGAGCGTGCTCGCTCCGCTTCCTGCCGATTTCCCGGTGCCGATCGTCATCGCGCAGCACATCGCGGAGGGCTTCGTCCCGGGGCTCGTGAGCTGGCTCGACGCAGCGTGCAAGCTCACGGTTCGTGCGGCGGTCGATGGTGAGACGGTGCAGCCGGGGAACGCCTATCTCGCCCCGACCGGTCTGAACCTTGCAGTCGATACGCTCACGCTGCGCTTCAAGAAGCCTGGCGAGCGGCAGCTGTACATCCCGTCGGCCGACACGCTCTTCGAGTCCGTGGCCAAGACGCACGGCGCAAGTGCAGTCGGCGTGCTGCTCACAGGCATGGGCGACGATGGCGCGCGCGGACTCAAGTCGCTGTACGACACCGGCGCGCTCACGATCGCGCAAGACGAGGCGACCTCGACGGTGTTCGGGATGCCGAAGGCCGCCATCGAGATGGGAGCGGCGCGCAAGGTGCTTCCCGTCCAGCAGATCGCCGATGCGCTGAAAGCGGCGGTGCGCGCGTAG